One genomic window of Spartobacteria bacterium includes the following:
- a CDS encoding nucleoside-diphosphate kinase codes for MAKELGYVLITPYTLRKSRTGGVLGRLLRLTGLDLVGARMFGPSRELVERYAELLKTSDAIWPEVRDILAEYVLRELSPTADGQCHRVMMLLFEGENAISKLRDAVGGFEDSIESADTIRGTYGDYIRALDGSITYFEPAVLVGPAKESIRKTLGLWSDYSEKDGGILDHALRLADKEDVQKTLVIIKPDNFTFPSARPGNIMDIFSRSGLRLIGARLHRMSLKEALEFYGPVRPILREKLCDMVENRACKVLEEEFEFNMPDEVRDAIRNSLGPVFGDNQFYSIMQFMTGHWAPDTSEKEAGEEGKVRCLALVYAGENAVEKIRSILGPTDPSKAAPGSVRKEFGTSIMVNAAHASDSPENALREIGIINVQKDTIKRWYNTYYSS; via the coding sequence ATGGCTAAAGAACTGGGCTATGTTTTAATTACACCGTATACACTGCGTAAATCGCGTACAGGCGGTGTACTGGGACGTTTATTGCGACTGACCGGACTTGATTTGGTGGGTGCCCGCATGTTTGGTCCAAGCCGTGAACTGGTCGAACGCTATGCGGAACTGCTTAAAACAAGCGACGCGATATGGCCGGAAGTACGTGACATACTCGCAGAATACGTATTGCGCGAACTATCTCCTACAGCTGACGGTCAATGCCATCGCGTCATGATGCTGCTGTTCGAGGGCGAAAACGCTATTTCAAAACTGCGTGACGCCGTTGGCGGTTTTGAAGACAGTATCGAATCCGCCGACACCATCCGCGGGACATACGGCGATTATATCCGTGCACTGGATGGTAGTATAACCTACTTCGAACCTGCCGTACTAGTCGGTCCAGCCAAAGAATCTATCCGGAAAACACTCGGTCTCTGGTCTGATTATTCAGAAAAAGATGGCGGAATCCTTGACCACGCGCTACGACTCGCCGACAAAGAAGATGTGCAAAAAACCCTTGTCATCATCAAACCGGACAACTTCACATTCCCCAGTGCACGTCCCGGCAACATCATGGATATATTTTCCCGATCCGGTCTTCGGCTTATTGGTGCCCGACTGCATCGGATGAGCCTCAAAGAAGCACTGGAATTCTATGGACCGGTACGCCCCATTTTACGTGAAAAATTATGCGATATGGTCGAAAACCGTGCCTGCAAAGTGTTGGAAGAAGAGTTCGAATTCAACATGCCCGATGAAGTTCGCGATGCCATCCGGAACAGTCTGGGCCCCGTATTCGGCGACAACCAGTTTTACAGCATCATGCAGTTCATGACTGGTCACTGGGCCCCCGATACATCCGAAAAAGAAGCAGGTGAAGAGGGAAAAGTCCGTTGCCTGGCACTGGTTTACGCAGGCGAAAATGCCGTAGAAAAAATACGCTCCATTCTCGGCCCGACCGACCCAAGCAAAGCGGCTCCCGGATCCGTGCGCAAGGAATTCGGAACCAGTATTATGGTCAATGCGGCTCATGCATCCGATTCCCCCGAAAATGCATTGCGCGAAATCGGGATTATCAACGTCCAGAAAGATACCATCA
- a CDS encoding alkaline phosphatase family protein, whose protein sequence is MNKILIVQVAAMGYDLLKNHSIDTLCGLPCHQATPIFPAVTCSFQASFRTAAFPSEHGMTSNGIFLRSLSKPMFWEQSARLVKGARIWETYRKRGGRVAMLFWQQSLGESVDQMISPAPIHKHHGGMIMDCYSQPAALYQTVCDRVGRPFALRHYWGPMASYKAGDWIAEATAALLNMADMCPDLCMTYLPTMDYDLQRYGPNSRQAGMALRAVIRQCRQLADAADKNGYKILFIGDYNIGETSQVVYPNQLLADAGFFRIRHIRGMHYPDFYASSAFAMVDHEIAHVYVKPEAIADVQSLLASHPQIDSVLDHDDQKAKHIAHVNSGELILTASPGSWFAYPWWRSSSHAPEYAHHIDIHNKPGYDPCELFLGWPPGSVSKNTERIRGSHGRTDRPIAWASNFIDANLTSVLNISEYLKNISNGEKSCLEKKG, encoded by the coding sequence ATGAATAAAATATTGATTGTTCAGGTAGCCGCCATGGGCTATGACCTGTTGAAAAATCATTCCATTGATACGCTGTGCGGACTGCCATGCCATCAGGCTACACCGATATTCCCCGCAGTTACCTGCTCGTTTCAAGCTTCATTTCGCACAGCCGCATTCCCGTCGGAACACGGCATGACCTCTAACGGGATTTTTCTTCGATCACTTTCCAAGCCCATGTTCTGGGAACAAAGTGCCAGACTCGTAAAGGGAGCACGCATCTGGGAAACGTATCGAAAGCGCGGCGGGCGCGTGGCGATGCTGTTTTGGCAGCAAAGCCTAGGTGAATCCGTCGATCAGATGATCTCACCCGCGCCCATTCATAAGCATCATGGCGGCATGATTATGGATTGTTACAGCCAGCCAGCGGCTCTGTATCAAACAGTATGCGACCGCGTTGGGCGACCGTTCGCTCTGCGTCATTACTGGGGGCCTATGGCGTCCTATAAAGCAGGAGACTGGATTGCAGAAGCAACGGCAGCGTTATTAAACATGGCGGATATGTGTCCAGATTTATGCATGACGTACCTCCCGACAATGGACTATGACCTGCAACGCTATGGACCAAACAGCCGCCAGGCCGGGATGGCTCTCCGCGCGGTTATTCGTCAGTGCCGCCAACTGGCAGATGCGGCAGACAAAAACGGATACAAAATATTGTTTATCGGAGATTACAACATCGGCGAAACATCGCAGGTTGTATATCCAAACCAACTGCTGGCTGATGCCGGCTTCTTCCGCATACGACACATTCGGGGCATGCACTACCCTGATTTCTATGCGTCCAGCGCTTTTGCCATGGTGGATCACGAAATAGCCCACGTGTACGTCAAACCCGAAGCCATCGCAGACGTTCAGTCATTACTTGCCTCGCATCCACAAATTGATTCCGTCCTGGATCACGACGACCAGAAAGCAAAACACATCGCTCACGTCAATAGCGGGGAACTGATACTCACCGCCTCTCCAGGGAGCTGGTTTGCCTACCCTTGGTGGAGATCTTCGTCGCACGCCCCTGAATACGCCCATCATATTGATATCCACAACAAACCCGGCTACGACCCCTGCGAGCTGTTTCTCGGCTGGCCGCCCGGAAGCGTCAGCAAAAACACCGAACGCATACGAGGATCGCACGGCCGGACAGATCGCCCCATCGCATGGGCATCCAATTTTATAGATGCAAACCTGACTTCTGTACTAAATATCAGCGAATACCTAAAAAACATTTCGAACGGTGAAAAAAGTTGTCTTGAAAAAAAGGGCTGA